Genomic window (Cryptococcus neoformans var. grubii H99 chromosome 9, complete sequence):
TCATCCGTGGCAGTTTCTCTTTCATGTCCTGTGAGGTCGCGATGACAAGCGACGCCTCCAACAAGCCCAGCTGCACGCCGCCGATGTTCGAGCGTGATCTGGGCTGGCGTTTGGACCTCTGTACCGACCCAGTCCCAGTCCTGGCAGGGTTTTTGAGAGGTTTTCACCATACAAGCGGCTTGCTGGTGGAGTGGCGGGCAGTAAAATGGGAGACAgtcttgaagatgatgtatCAATGGGCTTCCTCGTTGTCTGGTTCAGTTGCAAggaacaacaacaacatcagGTGGAGGTTTGATAGGCACCCGCAATTTCAAAGATTTAGGCATGAATTCTAATTCCCAAGCCTGGTCATCTTTTTAGGCGCGCTgttattcttcatcactaCCATGTCCGTACCACTGTCTTGATATCGTCAATACTCGTTATAATCACATCACCTGCCAAAAATCATAGCTCAAGATGGGGAAATACTACTGCGACTACTGCGATATGTGcgttccccttctcctcgtcccGGACACAAGCTAACGATCCTCGTAGCTACCTCACCCATGACTCTATGAACGCCCGCAAAGCACATAATTCGGGTCGTAATCACGTCGCCAACGTTCGCGACTACTTTGCCGGCCTGGGAGGAAACCAAGCACAGAGTCTGATTGACCAAATTATTCAACAGCACGAAAGCGGAGGTAGAaatcagatgatgatggcgccGAGTATGCGGTTGGGTGCGGGATTCATGAATCCTCTGGCTACTCAGCCTGGTACGTTTTCAATAATCGTCCTTCTTTAAAATTCGTACGCATTCAAGGCCAACCATATCGCAATGTTTTAGGCTACCCGGgtccccctcctcccggAGCATTCCCGACTTTCCCTCCTACAGCTGGTACACCCCCCTTCCgtcctcctttccctccaTCCTCAGCACCCGGTGCTCCTCCCCCTAGCATGCCGCCTTTCCTGCCTCCCGGCGCTTCCGCAGGTGCTGGTATGGGAAGTACaccccctttcccacctAACACCGCGTCACCGAACCCCGGTATGCCGCCGTTTAGACCAccgatggggatggggatgccctctgctcctgctcaagCACAAGGATCACCGATGGGAATGCCACAGCAGGGACAGCAAGGGGCTTTCACGCCGGCACAAGAGGTTCCTCAAGGTGCTGGGGCGGGAATACATCCTGATCgattgaggatgttggGACAATAGGCAGGGCGGTGATGGTTGACGCGTGCAAacagagaaagagattAGACAGCAGATGGGAAGGATCATGTTAGGCCGAGATTAAGGCTATGTATCATCCGTTATATACGCGCACACCAACCGAGTTTTTGGGCCACGCATTCCGGAGTGTGAAAATGTTGACGGTATAGATATTTCAGCTTACACCAAGACGCTATTTAGAAGCACAAAAGGTTCGCCAATACTAGAATTATGGTTTTTTCTAGCTTTAATATCATGGACATGGATGATCAGATACTGGAATAATGCTCCTTGTGAAGTGAGCTATCTGCGCCAgcttcattcttcctcacccGCGCTGATTTCGGCCATCGCAGGCGAAAGCGATTAGAGAATTTACCGACTGATGGACGCTTTTATCAAGTTGtatgaaggaagagtatATAGGCTTAGATACTGAGTGGTTACTGTACACAAGTCCTGTCAGAGATCTTGAAAAGACATAAATGGAAGAAACGGGAGATGCTTTCGTTTCTGCAAGAAGAATTGAGGCGGTCTATGATTGGACGACAGCATGTGATTCAATTTGTGCCTGGGCGGAGTATCGTCAAAGTCCGTGCGTCGCAGTAATACAGAGCTTATATAGAAGCGTCAAGCTTGTTCTTCATACGTATTCCCTTTCAACTCATGTCCATCATATCTCTCGATACATAACAAAATTCTTTACTACTGGCGGCCGCAGAAACTATGCAAGCCAATCATGTAAGTGATGACGGCAGACATATAATGTCCGATGCTCCATTAGGCCGAGCAAAAACCACAAACAAGACCTCAATGACCTCACACCTCCTTTGGCGTGCAAGAGTTCCCACAGCGGATGCACCAAAGTCCAGCAGGCGGATATCGACCTTTTTTGGAACTATCTTTGTCTTGTACACAAATGTTAGTCGCGCTCCATATAACCGCTGTTCTCTGCAAGTCGGGCGGTTATAGATATGTGCAGAGTTTATGAAGTGCGTTCTCGGTGAGCAAAACCCCTTCATCCAAGCCTTCATTTTCGCCCGAGCCGCCCTTATCGCCTTTATCTTACTATCCTATCTCTACTGTCGCAACTCCTTGTCATATTTAGACACCTCGAAATGGTCAACACACGCTCCAAAAGGTGTGTCGATGGAATCactttgaagaaaagacaaCACAACTAACTTGCGCTTGTCCGTCTTTGTAGTGATGCCGACACTGCAAAACTCGATGCTTCTTGGCCCACACCATCATCGACTATGGCGGGCACCTCAGCATCCCGTTCACCCAAGACACCTAACAGTGTCCCATCCACCTGTCCTTTGTCTCTTTATCCTACTCCAAAGTCTCTCTCTGGTTCGCCTGTCCCCGACAGAAGCCAAACCGAACCTGGACCTGCATCCGAGTCGGCGGTTACGCCTGTGACTGGGTGTGAGGCGGAGCCTGAGAGTGCGGCAGTACTTGGATCTCCTACTGAACCTAGACCTCAATCCAAGAGCAAACCTCAACATAAAGCTAAAGCTCAACCGAAATGCAAAACGCAACCACCGAAAGCCGAATCACCGATCAAAGCTTGTCAACCAAAAGGCAAATCCCGACCTAAAGCAAGTTTCCAACCTAAAGCCGCATCTCAATCTAAAGCTACGCATCAATGCAAGACTGCACACGGGAATGCCCGCAAATGTATAAATTCACTTGCTACCAAGGGCGATGAGGATGCTGCTATTGCGGATGGTTAT
Coding sequences:
- a CDS encoding U1 small nuclear ribonucleoprotein C, whose product is MGKYYCDYCDIYLTHDSMNARKAHNSGRNHVANVRDYFAGLGGNQAQSLIDQIIQQHESGGRNQMMMAPSMRLGAGFMNPLATQPGYPGPPPPGAFPTFPPTAGTPPFRPPFPPSSAPGAPPPSMPPFLPPGASAGAGMGSTPPFPPNTASPNPGMPPFRPPMGMGMPSAPAQAQGSPMGMPQQGQQGAFTPAQEVPQGAGAGIHPDRLRMLGQ